From the genome of Pseudomonas yamanorum, one region includes:
- a CDS encoding metal ABC transporter permease — protein MSYEAFRLMVQGWASSGYLPEALAYGFVVNALLAGLLIGPVLGGLGTLVVVKRFAFFSEAVGHAALTGVAVGILLGEPYTGPYGSLFGYCLLFGILLNYLRNRTGLAPDTLIGVFLSVSLALGASLLLILAGKINVHILENVLFGSVLTVNGNDLLVLAIVGSLVMALALPLYNRIMLASFNPQLAAVRGVAVKTLDYLFVILVTLITVAAVKVIGAILVGALLVIPAAAARLLSQSLKGFFWISVVIATVSTLCGILLPIIFDLPIPSGAAIILVAGIAFALAAIARGTVPSLKGNLG, from the coding sequence ATGAGCTACGAAGCCTTTCGCTTGATGGTCCAGGGCTGGGCGTCTTCCGGGTATTTGCCGGAAGCGCTCGCCTATGGGTTTGTGGTCAACGCGCTGCTCGCCGGGCTGCTGATCGGCCCGGTATTGGGCGGTCTGGGCACGCTGGTGGTGGTCAAGCGCTTTGCGTTCTTTTCCGAAGCGGTGGGCCATGCCGCCTTGACCGGCGTGGCCGTGGGTATTCTGCTGGGGGAACCCTACACCGGGCCTTACGGCAGCCTGTTCGGCTACTGCCTGTTGTTCGGGATCCTGCTCAACTACTTGCGCAACCGCACCGGTCTGGCGCCGGATACCTTGATCGGCGTGTTCCTCTCGGTGTCCCTGGCCCTGGGGGCGAGCCTGCTGCTGATTCTGGCGGGCAAGATCAACGTGCACATCCTGGAAAACGTGCTGTTCGGCTCAGTGCTGACGGTGAATGGCAATGACTTGCTGGTGCTGGCAATTGTCGGCTCACTGGTGATGGCCCTGGCCCTGCCGCTGTACAACCGCATCATGCTCGCCAGCTTCAACCCGCAACTGGCAGCGGTACGCGGGGTGGCGGTGAAGACCCTGGACTATCTGTTCGTGATCCTGGTGACGCTGATCACCGTTGCGGCGGTCAAGGTCATCGGCGCGATCCTGGTGGGTGCGTTGCTGGTGATCCCGGCGGCTGCCGCACGCCTGTTGAGCCAGTCACTCAAGGGCTTCTTCTGGATCTCGGTGGTAATCGCCACCGTCAGCACCCTGTGCGGGATCCTGCTGCCAATCATCTTCGACCTGCCGATTCCGTCCGGTGCCGCGATCATCCTGGTCGCCGGTATCGCCTTCGCCCTCGCCGCCATTGCTCGCGGCACGGTCCCCAGCCTGAAAGGGAATCTTGGATAA
- a CDS encoding N-acetylmuramoyl-L-alanine amidase — protein sequence MLVIDSTFPAKSFNPRNGEAVRQVIVHYTAAPFASSLRTLTRDGVSAHYLLVDPHDASYRAAGYDELRVFRLVDEAQRAWHAGASHWAGRDNLNSCSIGIEIVNQARDDAGVFTFPAYGPEQIDVLIALIRDIQGRYPAIGPTDILGHSDIAYWRKSDPGPRLPWRCLFEVGVGAWFDESAKMAYQRRFDIGLPLEVEAERAFQRYGYAPAKNRLGFQQRVRAFQMHFRPADYSGRLDAETCAILYALNEKYTGVAG from the coding sequence ATGTTGGTCATCGATTCCACGTTTCCCGCAAAAAGCTTTAACCCACGCAATGGCGAAGCTGTGCGCCAGGTGATTGTGCATTACACCGCAGCGCCCTTTGCCTCGTCATTGCGTACGCTGACCCGCGACGGTGTCAGTGCTCACTACCTGTTGGTTGACCCCCATGACGCCAGCTACCGCGCCGCCGGTTACGACGAACTGCGGGTGTTCCGCCTGGTGGACGAAGCGCAGCGTGCCTGGCATGCCGGTGCCAGCCACTGGGCCGGTCGCGACAACCTCAATAGCTGCTCGATCGGGATTGAAATCGTTAATCAGGCCCGGGATGACGCTGGTGTGTTTACCTTTCCCGCGTATGGGCCTGAACAGATCGACGTGTTGATTGCCCTGATTCGCGACATTCAGGGGCGTTACCCGGCGATCGGTCCTACTGACATCCTCGGCCACTCGGACATTGCCTATTGGCGCAAGAGCGATCCCGGCCCTCGGCTGCCTTGGCGCTGCCTGTTCGAGGTGGGGGTGGGTGCCTGGTTCGATGAGTCGGCCAAGATGGCCTATCAACGCCGGTTCGACATCGGCCTGCCGCTGGAGGTTGAAGCCGAACGGGCGTTTCAGCGCTACGGTTATGCCCCAGCGAAAAATCGCCTGGGTTTTCAGCAGCGCGTCCGCGCGTTTCAGATGCATTTTCGTCCCGCTGACTACAGCGGGCGGCTGGATGCAGAGACCTGCGCAATCCTGTATGCGTTGAATGAAAAATACACCGGGGTTGCCGGGTAA
- a CDS encoding response regulator yields MHVLVCEDDELIASGIVAGLSAQGLTVERVGTAAAARAMLKVAEFDVMVLDLGLPDEDGLKLLQQLRSQGLEIPVLILTARDSVTNRVDGLQAGADDYLLKPFDLRELAARLHTLLRRVAGRSVNLIEHGRLTYNPSSRETLLGGESVDLSRREQALLQALLQNRGRVLSSEQLKDSVYGLNDELESNALNVHIHHLRRKLGNGIVETVRGLGYRLGPADGGEDAS; encoded by the coding sequence ATGCACGTACTGGTCTGTGAAGACGACGAACTGATCGCCAGCGGCATTGTTGCCGGGCTCAGCGCCCAGGGGCTGACCGTCGAGCGCGTCGGCACGGCTGCCGCTGCCCGGGCGATGCTCAAGGTGGCGGAGTTCGACGTGATGGTACTCGACCTCGGCCTGCCGGATGAAGACGGCTTGAAGCTGCTGCAGCAATTGCGCAGCCAGGGCCTGGAGATCCCGGTGCTGATCCTCACCGCGCGGGATTCGGTGACCAACCGCGTCGACGGCCTGCAAGCCGGTGCCGACGATTACCTGCTGAAACCCTTCGACCTGCGCGAACTCGCCGCGCGCCTGCACACCCTGTTGCGCCGGGTGGCCGGGCGCAGCGTCAACCTGATCGAACACGGGCGCCTGACCTACAACCCCAGCAGCCGCGAAACCCTGTTGGGCGGGGAGTCGGTAGACCTCTCCCGCCGCGAGCAGGCGTTGTTGCAGGCCCTGCTGCAAAACCGCGGCCGGGTACTCTCCAGCGAGCAGCTCAAGGACAGCGTTTACGGGCTTAACGACGAACTGGAAAGCAACGCCCTCAACGTGCACATCCACCACCTGCGGCGCAAACTCGGCAATGGCATCGTCGAAACCGTGCGCGGCCTGGGCTATCGCCTGGGCCCGGCTGACGGTGGAGAGGACGCTTCGTGA
- a CDS encoding TlpA disulfide reductase family protein has protein sequence MLTLTIGTFAIALNHLLLITALILATLVGWRVAKRGGENPESVLFTLFLVGMLAARVSFVLMYWSYYQNDPLQIVDLRDGGFLAWPGVIALILGALIYGWRRPLLRKPLSAGVITGLAFWALTSLSLTLYEKGTHLPDITLRNANGETVQLADYKGGPLVINLWATWCPPCRREMPVLESAQRQRPDVTFLFVNQAESMQSVATYLATQGLNLDNVLFDASGRLGQAVGSMALPTTLFYQPDGRLINSHLGELSQASLARAMERFEPTTAKPAQPATTRNSPCSASATC, from the coding sequence ATGCTGACACTGACCATCGGCACCTTCGCCATCGCCCTGAATCACTTGCTGCTGATCACGGCGTTGATCCTCGCCACCCTGGTGGGCTGGCGGGTGGCCAAGCGCGGCGGCGAGAACCCGGAGTCGGTGCTGTTCACCCTGTTTCTGGTGGGCATGCTCGCCGCACGCGTCAGCTTCGTACTGATGTACTGGTCGTATTACCAGAATGACCCGTTGCAAATCGTCGACCTGCGGGACGGCGGTTTTCTCGCCTGGCCCGGCGTTATCGCGCTGATCCTCGGCGCCCTGATCTACGGCTGGCGCCGCCCGCTGCTGCGCAAGCCCCTGAGCGCAGGCGTGATCACCGGCCTCGCGTTCTGGGCCCTGACCAGCCTGTCCCTGACCCTCTACGAAAAAGGCACGCACCTGCCGGACATCACCCTGCGCAACGCCAATGGCGAAACCGTGCAACTGGCCGACTACAAGGGCGGCCCGCTGGTGATCAATCTGTGGGCCACCTGGTGCCCGCCGTGCCGGCGCGAAATGCCGGTACTGGAAAGTGCCCAGCGCCAACGCCCGGACGTGACCTTCCTGTTCGTCAACCAGGCCGAAAGCATGCAAAGCGTCGCCACCTACCTGGCGACCCAGGGCCTGAACCTGGACAACGTGCTGTTCGACGCCAGCGGCCGCCTGGGTCAGGCCGTCGGCTCCATGGCCTTGCCCACCACCCTCTTCTATCAACCTGACGGTCGCCTGATCAACAGCCACCTGGGCGAATTGTCCCAGGCCAGCCTGGCCCGCGCCATGGAGCGCTTCGAGCCGACCACCGCTAAACCGGCCCAGCCGGCTACCACAAGGAATTCGCCATGCTCCGCCTCCGCCACCTGCTGA
- a CDS encoding aspartate aminotransferase family protein produces MSVATSRIEETQAVPAETLYQFDETPLLARQRQQESNARSYPRRIPLALKRARGIYVEDVEGRSFIDCLAGAGTLALGHNHPVVIEAIRQVLSDELPLHTLDLTTPVKDQFVQDLFGLLPSALAREAKIQFCGPTGTDAVEAALKLVRTATGRSTVLSFQGGYHGMSQGALSLMGSLGPKKPLGALLGNGVQFLPFPYDYRCPFGLGGAEGVKVNLHYLENLLNDPEAGVLLPAAVIVEVVQGEGGVIPADLDWLRGLRRITEQAGVALIVDEIQSGFGRTGKMFAFEHAGIVPDVVVLSKAIGGSLPLAVVVYRDWLDTWLPGAHAGTFRGNQMAMAAGSAVMRYLKDHDIPAHAAAMGERLSEHLRILQRDFPQLGDIRGRGLMLGVELVDPAGAPDTQGHPPVNRQLAPLVQRECLKRGLILELGGRHGSVVRFLPPLVITAAEIDRVAEIFGRALAAAVASL; encoded by the coding sequence ATGTCAGTCGCTACCAGCCGTATTGAAGAGACCCAAGCGGTCCCTGCGGAAACGCTCTACCAGTTCGACGAAACCCCGCTGCTGGCCCGCCAGCGCCAGCAGGAATCCAATGCTCGCAGCTACCCTCGGCGCATTCCCCTGGCACTCAAGCGCGCCCGCGGGATTTACGTCGAGGACGTCGAAGGCCGCAGCTTTATCGACTGCCTGGCCGGTGCCGGCACCCTGGCGCTGGGGCATAACCATCCGGTGGTGATCGAGGCGATTCGCCAGGTGTTGAGCGATGAATTGCCGTTGCACACCCTGGACCTGACCACACCGGTCAAGGATCAGTTCGTGCAGGACCTGTTCGGCCTGTTGCCGTCGGCGCTGGCGCGGGAAGCCAAGATACAGTTCTGCGGCCCAACCGGTACCGATGCAGTAGAAGCCGCGCTGAAACTGGTGCGCACCGCCACTGGTCGCAGCACGGTGTTGTCGTTCCAGGGCGGTTACCACGGCATGAGCCAAGGTGCCCTGAGCCTGATGGGCAGCCTGGGTCCGAAAAAACCGCTGGGTGCCTTGCTCGGTAATGGCGTGCAATTCCTGCCGTTTCCCTACGACTACCGTTGCCCGTTCGGGCTGGGTGGGGCGGAAGGGGTCAAGGTCAACCTGCATTACCTGGAAAACCTGCTCAACGACCCCGAGGCCGGTGTTTTGCTGCCGGCAGCCGTGATCGTTGAAGTGGTGCAGGGCGAGGGCGGCGTGATCCCGGCCGATCTCGACTGGCTGCGTGGCCTGCGCCGTATTACCGAACAAGCCGGTGTGGCACTGATCGTTGACGAAATCCAGAGTGGCTTTGGTCGTACCGGCAAGATGTTTGCCTTCGAACACGCTGGCATCGTCCCGGACGTGGTGGTGTTGTCCAAGGCTATCGGCGGCAGCCTGCCGCTGGCGGTGGTGGTGTATCGCGACTGGCTCGACACCTGGTTGCCGGGCGCCCATGCCGGAACCTTCCGTGGCAATCAGATGGCCATGGCCGCCGGTTCGGCAGTGATGCGCTACCTCAAAGACCACGATATTCCCGCCCACGCGGCGGCGATGGGTGAGCGCCTCAGCGAACACCTGCGCATTTTGCAGCGCGACTTCCCGCAGTTGGGGGACATTCGTGGCCGTGGGCTGATGCTCGGGGTTGAACTGGTGGACCCCGCCGGTGCGCCCGACACCCAAGGCCATCCGCCGGTGAATCGCCAACTGGCGCCACTGGTACAGCGTGAATGCCTCAAGCGCGGGCTGATCCTTGAACTGGGCGGTCGCCATGGCAGCGTTGTGCGTTTCCTGCCGCCGCTGGTGATTACCGCCGCAGAAATCGACCGTGTGGCCGAGATCTTTGGTCGCGCCCTGGCGGCAGCGGTCGCCAGCCTCTAA
- a CDS encoding metal ABC transporter ATP-binding protein, with protein MTAAEHLSVASVGPTLDFNNVALTLGRTVILDAVSFQVQPGSIHALVGPNGGGKSSLIKTLLGQTPHEGQLSLHWPDAPGTIGYVPQALEFDRGLPMTVDDFMAAMCQRRPAFLGLSKHYAAAIGDALERVGMQDKRKRRMGALSGGERQRVLLAQGLIPAPQLLVLDEPMSALDEAGIQVFERLLNDWRKAGITVLWIEHDLEAVGRLADRVTGLNRRVLFDATPKEALTPDRLLTLFSTHPRSPAL; from the coding sequence ATGACGGCGGCTGAACACTTGAGCGTGGCCAGCGTTGGCCCGACCCTCGACTTCAATAACGTGGCGCTGACCCTGGGCCGCACGGTGATCCTCGACGCGGTGAGCTTCCAGGTCCAGCCCGGCAGTATTCATGCGCTGGTGGGCCCCAACGGCGGCGGAAAGAGTTCGCTGATCAAGACCCTGCTGGGGCAAACGCCGCACGAGGGCCAGTTGAGCCTGCACTGGCCGGACGCACCCGGCACCATCGGCTATGTGCCCCAGGCGCTGGAGTTCGACCGGGGCTTGCCGATGACCGTCGACGACTTCATGGCTGCGATGTGCCAGCGGCGTCCGGCGTTTCTCGGGTTGTCCAAACACTACGCTGCCGCGATTGGCGACGCACTGGAGCGGGTTGGCATGCAGGACAAGCGCAAACGGCGCATGGGCGCGTTGTCTGGCGGGGAACGCCAGCGGGTGCTGCTGGCCCAGGGCTTGATCCCGGCGCCGCAATTGCTGGTGCTGGACGAACCGATGTCGGCGCTGGATGAAGCTGGCATCCAGGTGTTCGAGCGCCTGTTGAACGACTGGCGCAAGGCCGGGATCACCGTGCTGTGGATCGAGCATGACCTGGAAGCCGTCGGCCGCCTGGCTGACCGCGTTACCGGCCTGAACCGCCGCGTGCTGTTCGATGCGACGCCCAAGGAGGCGCTGACCCCGGACCGCCTGCTGACCCTGTTCTCCACCCACCCACGGAGCCCGGCCTTATGA
- the dsbD gene encoding protein-disulfide reductase DsbD — MRHLFIFLLVVFAGFAQAAPGNNPFETKPDFLPVGKAFTFTSERLASGETQLYWQIADGYYLYQQRMKFDGLAEKPTLPQGEAHSDEFFGEQQVYRQGLEVKIPPGATGQVKLGWQGCADAGLCYPPQSITVDLGGNPAVAATGQAQDQSLASGLQQRSLGWSLLVFFGLGLLLAFAPCSLPMLPILAGLVVGSGASPRRGFALATSYVVCMALIYAALGVLAALLGGNLAALLQTPWILGSFAALFVILALPMFGFFELQLPAFLRDRLDNVSRNQSGGSLVGAGVLGALSGLLVGPCMTAPLAGALLYIAQSGNALHGGLILFAMGIGIGVPLLLLVTVGNRFLPKPGTWMNILKGIFGFLFLATAVLMIRPVVGETLWLGLWGVLALVMAYCGWRLAQDFGRTAMLFGAGSLVLGLWGSVLVIGAAGGSDDLWQPLKVYSGSQVAGAPSAHEAFMTINDPAVLQSQLDSAKAQGQWVLVDYYADWCVSCKIMEKQVFGKPEVMDALKDVRLLRLDVTADNAASRELLGRYKVPGPPSFVWIGPDGEERRAQRITGEVDAAAFLQRWTQAREAL, encoded by the coding sequence ATGCGGCATCTGTTTATCTTTCTGCTGGTAGTGTTTGCTGGATTCGCCCAGGCCGCTCCGGGCAACAATCCATTCGAGACCAAACCCGACTTCCTTCCGGTGGGCAAAGCCTTCACCTTTACCTCCGAGCGTCTGGCCTCCGGCGAAACCCAGCTGTATTGGCAGATTGCCGACGGTTATTACCTGTACCAGCAGCGCATGAAATTCGATGGCCTGGCCGAAAAGCCGACACTGCCCCAAGGCGAAGCCCACAGCGACGAGTTCTTCGGCGAGCAGCAGGTGTATCGCCAGGGCCTGGAAGTGAAGATTCCCCCTGGCGCCACCGGCCAGGTCAAACTCGGCTGGCAAGGCTGCGCCGATGCCGGCCTGTGTTACCCGCCGCAATCAATCACCGTTGACCTGGGTGGCAACCCCGCCGTAGCCGCCACCGGCCAGGCTCAGGACCAAAGCCTGGCCAGCGGCCTGCAACAGCGCAGCTTGGGCTGGAGCCTGCTGGTCTTCTTCGGCCTGGGCCTGCTGCTGGCCTTTGCCCCGTGTTCCTTGCCAATGTTGCCGATTCTCGCCGGCCTTGTGGTAGGCAGCGGCGCCAGCCCACGGCGCGGCTTTGCCCTGGCCACCAGCTACGTGGTGTGCATGGCGTTGATCTATGCCGCCCTCGGTGTATTGGCCGCGCTACTCGGCGGCAACCTCGCCGCCCTGCTGCAAACTCCCTGGATCCTCGGCAGCTTCGCCGCGTTATTTGTGATCCTGGCCCTGCCGATGTTCGGCTTCTTTGAACTGCAACTGCCGGCCTTCCTGCGGGACCGCCTCGACAACGTCAGCCGCAACCAAAGCGGCGGCAGCCTGGTGGGTGCCGGCGTGCTCGGTGCCTTGTCCGGCTTGCTGGTGGGCCCGTGCATGACCGCGCCCCTGGCCGGCGCCCTGTTGTATATCGCCCAAAGCGGTAACGCCCTGCATGGCGGCCTGATCCTGTTTGCCATGGGCATCGGCATCGGCGTACCGCTGTTGCTGCTGGTGACCGTGGGCAATCGCTTCCTGCCCAAGCCTGGCACCTGGATGAACATCCTCAAGGGCATCTTCGGCTTCCTGTTCCTCGCCACCGCCGTGCTGATGATTCGCCCGGTGGTCGGTGAAACCCTGTGGCTCGGCTTGTGGGGTGTGCTCGCACTGGTCATGGCTTATTGCGGCTGGCGCCTGGCCCAGGACTTCGGGCGCACCGCCATGCTGTTCGGTGCCGGTTCGCTGGTGCTCGGCCTCTGGGGCAGCGTATTGGTGATCGGCGCGGCCGGCGGCAGCGACGACCTGTGGCAACCGCTGAAAGTCTACAGCGGCTCGCAGGTGGCCGGTGCCCCCAGCGCCCATGAGGCCTTCATGACCATCAACGACCCCGCCGTGCTGCAAAGCCAGCTCGACAGCGCCAAGGCCCAAGGCCAATGGGTGCTGGTGGACTACTACGCTGACTGGTGCGTGTCGTGCAAGATCATGGAAAAACAGGTGTTCGGCAAACCCGAAGTCATGGACGCCCTCAAGGATGTGCGCCTGCTGCGCCTCGACGTCACCGCCGACAACGCCGCCAGCCGCGAGCTGCTGGGCCGCTACAAAGTCCCCGGCCCGCCGAGCTTCGTCTGGATCGGCCCTGATGGTGAAGAGCGCCGCGCCCAGCGCATCACCGGCGAAGTCGACGCCGCCGCCTTCCTGCAACGCTGGACCCAAGCCCGGGAAGCCCTCTGA
- a CDS encoding ATP-binding protein, producing the protein MSLRLRLTFKLGAAFVLIWALAAAWMLNDLRNQMMFSLDQRLVASARMVAGLMEQMPGLSSTGEGAHFSAEQLNVPGGMACQVSSLRGVVLARSHTTPDQGLESRKSGFRDQMIDGVGWRSFTLSRGDLFITTADRQVEREALNLSILLAASVPVGVALLGCLCLLWLGIGQSLLPLNRMRDALMRRSADSLEPLQISPLPSELKPLLDTQNQLLQRIAKTIERERRLTGDAAHELRSPLTAIKTHLQVARMTEGAARDQSLAHAEEGADRLHRTLEQLLLLARVEGSLSFDDGLQSSAEQVAQLAIQDANGGDNQRIDLILADGLSEKPVEMPVGLAVAALRNLLDNALRHTPPDTRVELSVSSAGDNVVFRVRDHGAPISSEDLQHLTQRFWRNGNSPGCGLGLAIVQAIVQRCSCSLKFDSQADGMRVDLGMPLRR; encoded by the coding sequence ATGAGCCTGCGCCTGCGGCTGACCTTCAAGCTCGGCGCGGCCTTTGTGCTGATCTGGGCCCTGGCTGCCGCGTGGATGCTCAACGATCTGCGCAACCAGATGATGTTTTCCCTCGACCAGCGCCTGGTGGCGTCGGCGCGTATGGTCGCGGGGCTGATGGAGCAGATGCCGGGGCTGTCGAGCACGGGTGAGGGGGCGCACTTCAGCGCCGAACAATTGAATGTACCGGGTGGCATGGCGTGCCAGGTCAGCTCCTTGCGCGGGGTGGTGCTCGCCCGCAGCCACACCACCCCGGATCAGGGCCTGGAGTCGCGCAAAAGCGGCTTTCGCGACCAGATGATTGACGGCGTGGGCTGGCGCAGCTTTACCCTGTCCCGTGGCGATTTGTTTATCACCACCGCCGACCGGCAGGTGGAGCGTGAAGCCTTGAACCTGTCGATCCTGCTGGCCGCTTCGGTGCCGGTGGGAGTGGCGCTGCTGGGCTGCCTGTGCCTGTTGTGGCTGGGGATCGGCCAGAGCCTGTTGCCACTCAACCGCATGCGTGACGCCTTGATGCGTCGCAGTGCGGACTCCCTCGAACCCTTGCAGATCAGCCCGCTGCCCAGCGAACTTAAACCGCTGCTCGACACCCAGAACCAACTGCTGCAACGCATCGCCAAGACCATCGAGCGCGAACGCCGCTTGACCGGCGACGCGGCCCACGAACTGCGCAGCCCCTTGACCGCGATCAAAACCCACCTGCAAGTGGCACGCATGACCGAAGGCGCCGCCCGTGACCAGTCCCTGGCCCATGCCGAGGAGGGCGCCGACCGCTTGCATCGCACACTCGAGCAGTTACTGCTGCTGGCGCGGGTTGAAGGCAGCCTGTCGTTTGATGACGGCCTGCAATCGAGTGCCGAGCAGGTCGCACAACTGGCGATCCAGGACGCCAATGGCGGCGATAATCAGCGCATTGACCTGATCCTGGCAGACGGTCTGTCCGAAAAGCCGGTGGAAATGCCGGTGGGCCTGGCCGTCGCCGCCTTGCGCAACCTGCTGGACAACGCCTTGCGCCACACCCCGCCTGATACCCGGGTGGAACTGAGTGTGTCCAGCGCTGGCGATAATGTGGTGTTCCGGGTACGTGACCACGGCGCGCCGATTTCCAGCGAAGACTTGCAGCACCTGACCCAACGCTTCTGGCGCAATGGCAACAGCCCCGGTTGCGGCCTGGGGCTGGCGATTGTGCAGGCGATTGTGCAGCGTTGCTCGTGCTCCTTGAAATTCGACAGCCAGGCAGATGGCATGCGTGTCGACCTGGGCATGCCGTTGCGTCGCTGA
- a CDS encoding MbtH family protein, which produces MTSVFDREDILFQVVVNHEEQYSIWPDYKAVPEGWRTVGKSGMKKECLAYIEEVWTDMRPLSLRQKMDSQALAG; this is translated from the coding sequence ATGACCTCAGTATTCGACCGCGAAGACATCCTGTTTCAGGTAGTGGTCAACCATGAAGAACAATATTCCATCTGGCCCGACTACAAGGCCGTGCCGGAAGGCTGGCGCACCGTGGGCAAGAGCGGGATGAAGAAAGAGTGCCTGGCCTACATCGAAGAAGTGTGGACCGACATGCGCCCGTTGAGCCTACGCCAGAAGATGGACAGCCAGGCGTTGGCGGGCTGA
- a CDS encoding metal ABC transporter solute-binding protein, Zn/Mn family encodes MRPMFRPLLLALAIATPAFAADGVKPLQITANQGIGHAALNKAQATKPVKVLAALPITYGLAQVLLKGTDVQLERAAPANLPGSRQIAYFTGRGAQALNTLALDADAAIGLRSLWPNDPLYPVARRSNIRIVEVDAARPVDGGLPGIAVQPGATDGLNSQPWQASNNMGRMADVMAADLSRLAPEAKPQIEVNLAALKQRLLKLTADSEARLAKADNLTVASLSDHFGYLVSGLNLELVSTDARADTEWTPEALQQLSEGLKENEVAVVLHHRKPSDAVQAAVTAGGAKLLVLGTDGADPVAELEGNVDQVIKAL; translated from the coding sequence ATGCGCCCGATGTTTCGACCACTGCTGCTGGCCCTGGCCATTGCCACACCGGCATTCGCCGCCGACGGCGTCAAGCCGCTACAGATCACCGCCAACCAAGGCATCGGCCATGCTGCCTTGAACAAGGCCCAGGCGACAAAGCCGGTGAAAGTCCTCGCCGCCTTGCCGATCACCTATGGCTTGGCGCAGGTGTTGCTCAAAGGCACCGACGTGCAGCTTGAACGCGCGGCACCGGCCAACCTGCCCGGCTCACGGCAAATCGCCTATTTCACCGGGCGCGGTGCGCAGGCATTGAACACCCTGGCACTGGACGCCGACGCGGCCATCGGCCTGCGCTCGTTGTGGCCGAATGACCCGCTGTACCCGGTGGCCCGGCGCAGTAACATCCGCATCGTCGAAGTCGACGCCGCCCGCCCGGTGGACGGTGGTTTGCCGGGAATTGCCGTGCAGCCGGGCGCCACCGACGGCCTGAACAGCCAGCCATGGCAGGCCAGTAACAACATGGGGCGCATGGCCGATGTGATGGCCGCCGACCTGAGTCGCCTGGCCCCCGAGGCCAAGCCGCAGATCGAGGTCAACCTGGCCGCGCTCAAGCAACGCTTGCTCAAGCTCACTGCCGACAGCGAGGCGCGACTGGCCAAGGCCGATAACCTGACGGTGGCCAGCCTGAGCGATCATTTTGGTTACCTCGTCAGTGGCTTGAACCTGGAACTGGTCAGCACCGATGCGCGGGCTGATACCGAGTGGACACCCGAGGCTTTGCAGCAACTGAGCGAAGGCTTGAAGGAGAACGAGGTGGCCGTGGTGCTGCATCATCGCAAGCCAAGCGATGCGGTGCAGGCGGCTGTCACGGCGGGTGGGGCGAAGTTGCTGGTGCTGGGCACCGATGGCGCCGACCCGGTGGCAGAGCTGGAGGGCAATGTGGATCAGGTAATCAAGGCGCTGTAA
- a CDS encoding metal ABC transporter substrate-binding protein, with translation MSISSPLLRLVLIGLITVLLAPFASADPAKRLRIGITLHPYYSYVANIVGDKAEVVPLIPAGFNPHAYEPRAEDIKRIGTLDVIVLNGVGHDDFADRMIATSERPDIPVIEANANVPLLAATGNAARGAGKVVNPHTFLSISASIAQVNNIARELGKLDPDNAKTYNQNARAYGKRLRQMRADALAKLTSAPNPDLRVATVHAAYDYLLREFGLEVTAVVEPAHGIEPSPSQLKKTIDQLRELDVKVIFSEMDFPSSYVDTIQRESGVKLYPLSHISYGDYSAEKYEVEMTGNLNTVVRAIQESGA, from the coding sequence ATGTCTATTTCATCTCCATTATTACGTCTGGTGCTGATCGGCCTGATTACCGTGCTGCTGGCCCCATTCGCGAGTGCCGACCCTGCCAAACGCCTGCGCATCGGCATCACCCTGCATCCTTATTACAGCTACGTGGCCAATATCGTCGGCGACAAAGCCGAAGTCGTGCCGTTGATTCCGGCCGGCTTCAATCCCCATGCCTACGAACCTCGTGCCGAAGACATCAAGCGCATCGGCACCCTGGATGTGATCGTGCTCAATGGTGTCGGCCATGACGATTTCGCCGACCGCATGATCGCCACCAGTGAGCGCCCGGACATCCCGGTGATCGAAGCCAACGCCAACGTGCCGCTGCTGGCCGCCACCGGCAACGCCGCCCGCGGTGCCGGCAAGGTGGTCAACCCGCACACCTTTCTGTCCATCAGCGCCTCGATTGCCCAGGTGAACAACATCGCCCGGGAACTGGGCAAACTCGACCCGGACAACGCCAAGACCTACAACCAGAACGCCCGGGCCTACGGCAAGCGTCTGCGCCAGATGCGCGCCGACGCCCTGGCCAAGCTCACCAGCGCACCCAACCCTGACCTGCGGGTGGCCACGGTGCACGCGGCGTATGACTACCTGCTGCGGGAGTTCGGCCTGGAAGTCACCGCCGTGGTGGAACCGGCCCACGGCATCGAGCCGAGCCCCAGCCAGTTAAAGAAAACCATCGACCAACTGCGGGAACTGGATGTGAAAGTGATCTTCTCGGAGATGGACTTCCCGTCCAGCTACGTCGACACCATCCAGCGTGAATCAGGCGTGAAGCTGTACCCGCTGTCGCACATCTCCTATGGCGACTACAGCGCGGAAAAGTACGAAGTGGAAATGACCGGCAACCTCAATACCGTGGTGCGAGCCATTCAGGAGTCCGGGGCATGA